From Rhodovibrio salinarum DSM 9154:
TACGAGAATGCCACGCTCGCAATGGCGCTCGGCTGGGAGCACTACAACAGTCAGCGCTTCGACCAGAGTGCGGACTGGTTCGCCAGGGCGCTGACCTGGGCACCGTCGGCCAAGGCCGCGGAAGGGCGCGTGCTGGCGCTGTCCCAGGCCGGACGGCTGGAAGCGGCACGCGAAACGCTGAACGAATGGCGCGACCAATATCCTGAGATCGCGGACACGCTGGAGGTCGGGGATCCGGCAAGCCCGCTGATGCAGGCGATGCAACGCGAGGACTACGGCGCCTGCCTGGCGGAAGCCCAGGGTATCGAAGGCACCGCCGACTATGGCGCGGCGGAAGCCGTGGCCTATGGGTGGTGTCTCGTCGGGCTCAACCGGCACGTCGAAGCGGAAATCCGGTTCGAACAGGCGCTCTCGCTCCTTGATGAGAAACAGCAGGCGGGCACCGACTGGGTCCGGCTGCGTCGCGACGCCCTGCTCGGACAGGCGACCTCGCTGATCACCCTGGGACAAGTCCAACGCGCCATGCAGGCCCTGCAGGACGCCGACCTGCCCCAGGAGCAGACGGACCGTCTGAAGGCCCAAGCGCTGGCGAAATACGCCTATATCGCGATGGAACGCCAGCGCTACGCGGAGGTCTTGCGCATTCTCGAGATCCGGCGCCGGTACGCCGCCCCGACGCGCGGGCTCAAGGTCATTCAGGGGTGGGCGAACTATAACCTTGGGAACAACGGCCGTGCCGCCCAGATCTTCTCGGACCTCAACATCCAGTTCAGCACGGAGGACACCCGCCATGCCCTGGCCGTGGTTCGCAAGTACACGCGCTAGGCCGACCCTCGGCGGGCTGGCGGCGTGCGCGCTCCTCGGCCTGACGCTCGCCGCCTGCACGGCCCCGCAGCGCTACGAGGACCGCCGGGAAGCCGTGGCACCGCTCTGGCAGCAAGCGGCGCCGGCCGACACGGTGTTCGAGATCGTGGCGCCGAGTTCGGGCACGTCCGCAGCGCAGTCTTCCGAGCCAGCGGAGAGCGATGCCCGTCCCGAGCTCACAGCCATTCGTGGCTTCGTGCGGGTCTACGATTTCGGCGAAAGCCACCGCCTGATCCTGTCCAACAACACGAGCATTCCAGGCTCGAACGAGGTGATCGCCCACCTGCGGCCGCCGCGCCCAGGGCTCGTCTCTTCGCTCAGCCGTCCCGAGATCCGCACCCGCGTCCCCAGCATCCAACCGGACCGGGAATGGCTCCACTCCGAGATCCAGGAGCAGTTCCCCACCGACTATACGGCAAGCGGGGTTCGAACGGCGCAGAATGCCTACGGCGACTATGCCTATGTCGTGCTCACGGGCGATGGCGACGCCACCTGCCTCCTGGCCTGGCAGCGTCTGGTCGAAGGCCAGTCGGAGGTCTTCCTGCCGCGCGGACTGTCCAGCGTGTTCACCACCCTGCGCTATTGCGATGCCGCCCAACCGCCATCGCGAATCGCGCAAGTCTTCCAGCGGATCCAGCTGGATTTCCTCGCAGCGAGACCAGGAGGCGACGCTGGGCGACTGCCGAGCCGCTGGGGCCAGGAAACGCCGTCCCCGCAAGGGCGCAACGGTCGCTCGAACGACCCCTACTGGCTGCCTGGCTTCTAGAATAGGATCGGGCGGAACCGCCGCCTCGCAGCCGCCCCGCCCGATCGCACCGTTCTCGTCTTAATCCTGCAGCGCCTGCTGCAGCAGGCCCGGCGTTTCCAGCAGGATCAACTCGTTGTGGTCCTGCGCGCCGAGCTTACGACCCATCGAGACGCCGTAATTATTGTCGTTGCCGACGATGATGTGCCGATCGTCGACCATGTGGACGTCCTCGATCGTCACCAGCGGGAAGGTGAAGCGATCGCCCTCGCCGCCCAGGACGGCC
This genomic window contains:
- the bcsN gene encoding cellulose biosynthesis protein BcsN — translated: MPWPWFASTRARPTLGGLAACALLGLTLAACTAPQRYEDRREAVAPLWQQAAPADTVFEIVAPSSGTSAAQSSEPAESDARPELTAIRGFVRVYDFGESHRLILSNNTSIPGSNEVIAHLRPPRPGLVSSLSRPEIRTRVPSIQPDREWLHSEIQEQFPTDYTASGVRTAQNAYGDYAYVVLTGDGDATCLLAWQRLVEGQSEVFLPRGLSSVFTTLRYCDAAQPPSRIAQVFQRIQLDFLAARPGGDAGRLPSRWGQETPSPQGRNGRSNDPYWLPGF